The Pseudomonas fulva 12-X sequence CAGCTCGAGGAAGCGCGCGTGCAGGGCCTGGCGCGGAAACTCCTTGAGGTTCTGCACCATGGTCTGGCTGGCGGCCGGCGGAATGCGGAAGCGGCCGGCATACACCGGGTCGCCCACCAGCGGGAAACCGATATGGCTCATGTGCACGCGAATCTGGTGCGTGCGGCCGGTTTCCAGTTTGACGCGGGCGTGGGTGTGCGAACGGAAGCGCTCCAGCACACGGTAGTGGCTGACCGCGGGCTTGCCGCCATCGGTCACCGCCATGCGCTGGCGCTGGGACGAGCTGCGGCCGATGGGCGCGTTGATCTTGCCGCCCGAAGTGATCACGCCGATGACGATACATTCATAGATGCGACTGACGGTGCGCTTCTGCAGCTGATCGACCAGGCGGGTCTGCGCTTCGATGGTCTTCGCGACCACCATCAAGCCGGTGGTGTCCTTGTCCAGGCGGTGCACGATGCCCGCGCGCGGCACGTTGACGATGTCCGGTACGTGATGCAGCAGCGCATTGAGCAGCGTGCCGTCGGCATGCCCGGCCGCCGGGTGCACGACCAGGCCGGCGGGCTTGTCGATCACCAGGATCTGCTCGTCCTCGTAGACGATATTGAGCTCGATGTCCTGGGCGATCCACTCACCCTGGGCTTCCTGCTCGGCCGACAGCGCCAGCACGGCGCCGCCGTGAACGATATCGCGCGGGCGCAGCACCTGGCCGTCGACGGTCAGGTTGCCCTCCTTGATCCAGCCGGAAAGGCGCGAGCGCGAGTGCTCGGCGAACAGCTGGGCGGCGACTTGATCGAGGCGCTGGCCGCCCAGATCGGCGGGGACCTCGGCGGTTAATTCAATGGCCTGCTTATTGATAGATGACATGCTCGGCAACGGCGGGGGCATAGCCTTTGGTTTCGGCTACACGCTTGTGGTTAAATACGGCGTCTTTGCCCCAGGGGTACCGGGGGCGCTCATCATAACAGGACGGCCCTGCCCAAGACAGCCGCCGTCCCAGGGACGCAAGCCGCCATGCCAGTGAAACACCTGCTGCTGATCGCCATCCTCGCACTCACCGCCGCCTGTTCCTCCAAGGAAGTCCTGGACGAAAACCTGAGCGAGGCAGAACTCTATCAGCAGGCTCAGCAAGACCTGGACAACGGCAGTTACACCAGCGCCGTCACCAAGCTCAAGGCCCTGGAATCGCGCTACCCCTTCGGTCGCTACGCCGAGCAGTCGCAGCTCGAGCTGATCTACGCAAACTACAAGAACGCCGAGCCGGAAGCCGCGCGCTCCGCCGCCGAGCGTTTCATCCGCCTGCACCCACAGCATCCGAACGTTGACTATGCCTACTACCTCAAGGGCCTGGCCTCGTTTGATCAGGACCGCGGCATCGTCGCCCGCTTCCTGCCGCTGGACATGACCAAGCGTGACCCGGGCGCGGCCCGCGACTCCTACAACGAGTTCGCCCAGCTCACCAGCCGCTACCCGAACAGCCGCTACGCGCCGGACGCCAAGCAGCGCATGATTTATCTGCGTAACCTCTTGGCCGCCTACGAAATCCACGTCGCCCACTACTACCTGCGCCGCCACGCTTATGTAGCCGCCGCCAACCGTGGCCGCTACGTAGTGGAAAACTTCCAGGAAACCCCGTCGGTCGGCGATGGCCTGGCCGTGATGGTCGAGGCCTACCAGCGCCTGACCCTGGACGACCTGGCCGCTACCAGCCTGGAAACTCTCAAGCTCAACTACCCGGATCATCCGAGCCTGGAAAACGGCGAGTTCGTCCCGCAAGAAGAAGCGGCGGACGAGCGCTCCTGGCTGGCCAAGGCTACCCTCGGCCTGATCGAAAGCGACGCGCCGCCACCACCGAGCCAGACCCAGGCCAGCCAGGACGTACAGCGTCAGTACCAGGAAGCGGTCGACCAGATGCCTGCAGAGCTGAAGTCCGGCGAGCAGGGCGAACCGCAAGCCCGCAAGCGCTCCTGGTTCAGCTACATGACCTTCGGCCTGTTCGACTGAGTTCAGTCTTCACGCTGCCTCAACACGATGCCAGTCAACCGACTGGCATCGTGCTTTCCAGCCTTGCAAAAACGCAGGCCGGGTAACTGTGCGGGCAAGTCGTCGTTAGCTACACTGCCCCATCCCTCGACACGAAGAGAGCGCCATGGGCCTGTTCCGCCTGCTGTTCTGGATTGCCATCATTTTTGCCGTCATCTGGGTATGGCGACGCTATGTCAGTGCCCCGCGCCAGGGCCAGAAGGCAACCCCAAAGACAGACAGCCCGACGCCGATGGTGCGCTGCGCCCACTGCGGCGTGCACACACCACAGCAGCACGCCCTACAGCTGGCGCAGCGCTGGTACTGCAGCCAGGCCCACTTGGAACAAGGCCCCAAGCCCGGTGCCCAATAGCGCGCTAGCGGTACGTGGGCCCCAGGGCCACCGTATCTTCCGGCTGTACCACCTCTATCGCCTGATCATCGGCGTGGTGCTGGTGCTGCTGGTTTCCGCCGATCTGGACTCCGAACTGCTGGAACTGGCCCACGTGCCGCTGTTTCGCGGCGCCAGCTGGGTCTATCTGATGCTCAACGTCCTGATCGCGCTGACGCTGCACACGCCCAACCGCCTGCTGCCGGTGTTCGCCGTGGCGCTGGGCGACGTGATCATGCTCTCGGCGCTGTTCTACGCCGGCGGCGGCACGCCAAGCGGCATCGGCAACCTGCTGATTGTATCGGTCGCGATCGCCAACATCCTGCTGCGCGGGCGCTTCGGCGTGCTGATCGCCGCCGCCGCGTCGATCGGCATGATCTACCTGACCTTCTACCTGAGCCTGCATCACTCGCAGGCCAGCGCCCAGTACGTGCAGGTCGGTGCCTTGGGCGCCTTGAGCTTCGCCGCGGCGCTGTTCGTGCAAGGTGTAACCCGCCGCCTGCAGGCCAGCGAAAGCCTCGCCGAACAGCGCGCCGCCGATGTGGCGGATCTGGAAACCCTCAATAACCTGATCCTGCAGCGCATGCGCACCGGCATTCTGGTGGTGGATGAACAGCGCCGCGTGCTGCTGGCCAACCAGGCCGCACTCGCCCTGCTGGACCAGCAGAACCTGGCGGGCAAGATTCTCGACCCGCACTGCACCGAGCTGGTCAAACGCCTGCAGCAGTGGCAGGAGAACAGCAGCCTGCGTCCTGCCAGCCTGCAGACGCTCAGCGACGGGCCGACCCTGCAACCCAGCTTCATCCCCCTGCAGCGCGGTGGCCAGCGGCATATTCTGATCCTGCTCGACGACATCTCGCAGATCGCCCAGCAGGCCCAGCAACTCAAGCTGGTCGCCCTTGGCCGACTCACCGCCGGCATCGCCCACGAGATTCGCAATCCGCTGGGCGCCATCAGCCATGCCGCGCAGCTGCTGCAGGAATCCGAAGACCTGCAGGGGCCGGATCTACGCCTAGCGCAGATCATTCAGGACCACTCGCGGCGCATGAACCTGATCATCGAGAACGTGCTGCAGCTCTCACGGCGCCGCCAGGCCGAGCCGCAGCTGCTGGATCTGAAATACTGGCTGCACCGCTTCGCCGCCGAATTTCGCAGCACCGCGCCGGCTTCCAAGGTGCTGCACCTGGCCATCGAAGGCAGCAGCATCCAGACGCGCATGGACCCCAACCAGCTCAACCAGGTCATCACCAACCTGGTGCAAAACGGGCTGCGCCACAGCGCCAAGATCAACCCCCAGGGCCAGGTGTGGCTGAAGCTGTTTCGCGATCCGCGCAGCGATCTGCCGGTGCTCGAAGTGCTCGACGACGGCGAAGGCGTGCCGGCAGACCAACTGCATCACATCTTCGAGCCTTTCTACACCACGGAAAACAAAGGCACCGGTCTGGGCCTGTATATTTCCCGCGAGCTTTGCGAAAGCAACCAGGCTCATCTTCACTATCAACCACGCGAAGGCGGCGGCGCCTGCTTCCGCATCACCTTCGCGCATCCGCGAAAACTGAGCTGAACGACCTGATGAATCGCCAGAGAGCCCTGATCGTCGACGACGAACCCGATATCCGCGAACTGCTGGAGATCACCCTCGGGCGCATGAAACTCGACACCCGCAGCGCCCGCAACGTCAAGGAAGCGCGTGAGTGGCTGGCCAAGGAGCCGTTTGATCTGTGCCTGACCGACATGCGCATGCCCGACGGCACCGGGCTCGACGTCGTGCAACATATCCAGCAGCGCTACCCGCAAACGCCAGTGGCGATGATCACCGCATTCGGCAGCATGGATACCGCGATCAACGCCCTCAAGGCCGGCGCCTTCGATTTTCTGACCAAACCGGTCGACCTCGGCCGCCTGCGCGAGCTGGTCGATACGGCGCTGCGCCTGCATAGCCCTGACGATGAAGAAGCCCCTGGCGCCAGTCGACTACTGGGCGAATCGCCGCCCATGCGCGCCCTGCGCGCACAGATCCAGAAACTCGCCCGCAGCCAGGCGCCGGTGTACATCAGTGGCGAATCGGGCAGCGGCAAGGAGCTGGTCGCCCGTCTGATCCACGAACAGGGCCCGCGCCGCGAACGCGCCTTCGTGCCGGTCAACTGCGGCGCGATTCCCTCGGAGCTGATGGAAAGCGAATTCTTCGGTCACAAAAAAGGCAGCTTCACCGGTGCCGTCGAAGACAAACAGGGCCTGTTCCAGGCTGCCAATGGTGGCAGCCTGTTTCTCGACGAAGTGGCCGACCTGCCGCTGACCATGCAGGTCAAACTGCTGCGCGCCATTCAGGAAAAGGCCGTCCGCGCCGTCGGCGGCCAGCAGGAAGTGGTGGTCGATACGCGCATCCTGTGCGCCACCCACAAGGACCTCGCCGCCGAAGTAGCAGCCGGCCGCTTCCGCCAGGATCTCTACTACCGCCTCAACGTCATCGAACTGCGCGTACCGCCACTGCGCGAACGCCGCGAGGACATTCCCCTGCTGGCCGACGTGATGCTCAAGCGCCTCAACGAAGGCATCGGCCTGCCGCCAGTCAAGCTCGACGGCCCGGCGCTGGAAAAGCTCAAGAGCTACCGCTTCCCGGGCAACGTGCGCGAGCTGGAGAACATGCTGGAGCGCGCCTACACGCTGTGCGAAGGCGACGTGATCTGCGCCAACGACCTGCGCCTCGCCGACGCCGCACCAGCTGGCGAGAACGGCGACGCCAGCCTGGCACAGATCGACAACATCGAGGATTACCTCGAAGACGTCGAACGCAAACTGATCATGCAGGCCCTGGAAGAAACCCGCTGGAACCGCACCGCCGCCGCCCAACGCCTGGGCCTGAGCTTCCGCTCGATGCGCTATCGCCTGAAAAAGCTCGGCATCGACTGAGGCCGTAGCCTGCAGTTGAACCCCCAGTGAGCACACAGGCCTCGTAGCCTGCGGTAGAGCGAAGCGATACCCAGGTTCAGCGGCCCGCCCCCAAAGCAGGTCGCCCGCCTACAAACGCCCCGCCGGCGAATACGGCGCCGGATCAATGATCGGCTCGCGCCCCAGCATCAGATCCGCCAGCAACCGGCAGGATGCCGGCGCCAGCACCAGCCCGTTGCGGTAATGCCCGCAGTTCAGCCAAAGGCCCGGATGCTCCGGCACCTCACCGATAAAGGGAATACCCTCGGGCGAGCCGGGGCGCAATCCTGCCCAGTGCCCGACCACCTCGGCGTCGCGCAATGCCGGCAGCAACGTTTCGGCAGACGCCCGCAAGCTGGCCAGCGCTTGATCGGTCGGCGTCTTGTCGAAGCCGGCATGTTCCAGCGTACTGCCCACCAAAATGTGCCCGTCACGCCGCGGAATCGCATAACGCCCGCCAGCCAGCACCATGCTGGGCAGAAAATCCTCGGCGCACTTGAACAGAATCATCTGCCCCTTGACCGGCTCGACGGGCAGGCTCATTTCCAGACTCTGCAATAGCTCGCCGCTCCAGGCGCCGGCTGCGACAACCACTTGCTCGGCCAACAACTCGCCCTCGGCACTTTGCACTCCAGCGATACGGGTACCTTCGCGCACGAACTGCACAACCGGGCTGTGCTCTCTCAGCGCCACATTCGGCAAACGTTGCAAGGCAGCGCGCAGCGCCTTGACCAACCGCGGGTTACGTACATTGGCCACGCCGGACATATAAATGGCGCGCTCGAATCCACCGCCCAGCGCCGGGACCTGCGCATAGGCGGTTTCGACCGGCACTGCATACAGAGGCCGATCCTGGCGCTGCGCCCAGGCCAGCGCCTCGGCCTGATCATCCAGATCCAGCCAGTACAGCCCGGTCACATGCACTTCGGGGTCGATGCCGGTATCCGCCAGCAACCGCTCGCCCAGCCCCGGGTAGAAATCCTGGGACCAATGCGCCAGCGCCGTCACCGCCTGGCTGTAGCGCCAGGGATAAAGCGGCGACACGATCCCGCCCCCTGCCCAGGACGCCTCAGAACCAACAGACCCACGATCCAGCAAGGTGACCCGCTTGCCCGCCATCGCCAGCTGATAGGCCGACAATAACCCGATAACCCCGCCCCCCACCACGATCACATCCGCACGCACAACTCACCCCAGTCACGAAAACGGCAAGCCTTGACAGCGACACCTCAGGGTCTAAACAGAAAAGGCAGGCCAGGAAGGCCGCCAATCATACGCGCATAGGGATATGCATCATGAATAGAGATCAACAGAAGGCCGTTGGCCTGGTGGAATTGCTGGCCACCCTGATGGTGCTGGCAATTCTCATGGCAGTCGCCATCCCCAGCTTCAGCAGCCACATGCAGCGTACCCAACAAACCACCCATGTGAACGAGCTGCTAACCGCCCTGCACTTTTCACGCGCCGAAGCCGTGACCCGCCGCACTACGGTCAGTCTGTGCGAAGGCATCGACGACTGCGGCACACGACGCTGGGAGAACCAACTGATTATCTTCGCCGACCACAATCACAACGGGCGCATAGACGAGGGCGAGCCTATCTTGCGGACGGTGCGCATCGCCCCGGCCTATAGCTGGCACTGGTCGAACTTTCGCTCAAGAAGCCACATCAGCTTCAAACCCAACGGCATGACCCACAGTCTCAATGGCACCTTCACGCTTTGCCGGGAAACGACCGCCGTGCGCAGTATCGTAGTCAATGTTGCCGGCCGAGCGCGGCTCGATACACCCGATGACAACGCCAACTGCGAATAGTCAACCGCTCGGTGACAGGAAGTAACCGAATATCCTCCGTCACTATCTGGCCAAACAGCAAAGTGACAGTATTCGCTGGCCCATACCAGCGAGACTTGCCATGCGTTTCACCCGAGGTTTCACCATTATCGAACTGATGGTGACGATTGCCGTACTGGCGATTGTCGTCAGCATCGCCGCGCCCTCGTTCAGCAATATCCTGCGTGAAAACCGCACGGTTGCGATGACCAACGAGTTGCAAGGCGCCATCCAGCTGGCACGTTCCGAAGCCGTGAAAAGACGCAGCAACGTGGTGATTTGCCGAAGAAACGCAGCGGGTACCGCTTGCGACAACTCGGCAGACTGGGCTGCAGGCTGGTTGATACTGTCGGGCACCACAGTGATAAAAGTATGGGATGCCGTAACCGGCCTTGTCGTAGCTGGACCTAACACCGGCCTGACCTTCAAATCCAACGGCATGGTAACCGCTGTAACGAACTTCTCGGTCAACACGCCAAGCTGTACAGGCCCGCAGAAGCGCACGCTCTCCGTGACGCTGATCGGCACGACCACGCTTGCGAAGGTCGACTGCTAATGACTAAAACACCTCCAACATCACAACGCGGCGCGACACTGATCGAAGTGCTGGTCGCCATCGTCATTCTCTCCATCGGCTTGCTGGGTTTGGCCGGTTTGCAGGCAACCAGCATTCAGGGTAACTACGGCGCGTTCTATCGCTCCCAAGCCACTATTCTCGCCGCTGATATTACCGATCGTATGCGAGCGAATCGCAAGGCAGCTATCGCCGGCAGCTACAACTTGAGCGAACTGAAAAGCGCCTACGCAACAACGACCACGCGCGCGGATAAAGACCTTAACGAATGGCTTACGCAAGTTGCGAAGCTGCCTGCAGGAAAAGCAAGAATAGAACGAGATAGTGCAACCGCACTGGTGACCATCACCATCAACTGGGATGACAGCCGCGGCAATATCAAAAAAGCTGATGGCACCGCCGTGGACGACGCACCAGGCACCGCTAATTTCGTTTATAAAACCGAGATATGACTATGAGACCTGTTCGCTATCAGGCAGGCCTTTCGCTCATCGAACTGATGATCGCCATGGCATTGAGCCTGTTATTGATGCTGGGTGTTTTACAGATATTTCTATCGAGCAAACAGACCTACACGGCAAATAGCGCGCTGTCCCGCGTGCAGGAAAGCGGTCGTTTTGCCATGGATTTCATTACTTACGACCTGCGCAATGCGGGCTATAAGGGCGAGTGCTTCTCCGATGTTAATGCGTTAACCGCCAGCCCAACGGATGACCGTTTCAACTTAAACCAGGCATTGAAGGGTTGGGACGCACAAACAAGCCTACCGAGCTGGCCGACAAACTTCAGTACGGATAAAACAGCAGGAACCGATAGTATCGTCATCAAGCATGCCGCCACCAGTGCAGGGGTCATTGGCACAACTGACATCGCCACCGACGCGACCAGCATCGCAATGACCAGCACCAACAGTGACGCTGCAAGCACCTACGTTGTCATTAGCAGCGCACTGGGGTGCGATATGTTTAATAGCGGGGCAATTACCACAACCGCTATAGCCAAGGGCTCATCAGGAAATACTGGAAACTTTGCCCGATCCTACCCAACAACCATTACCAAGATTTTGCTTTTCCAAAGCAACCAATACTACATAAAGAATGGAGCTAATGGTTCACCCTCTTTGTGGCGTACAAGCTGGAAAAACGGATCTGCCTCGACCTTAGAAATGATTGAGGGCATTCACGACCTTCAGTTCGAGTACGGAATCAGCACCGGTGCCGCAGAAGACCGAGCAGTAACCAATGCAGCCTTCATTAAAGCCAATGCAGTCGCCGATTGGAACAAAGTGGCGGCGGTTAAGGTACGCCTACTGGCACTAGGCAATGAGCCCAATGTCGCAATCGAAGATCAGGTTTATGACCGTGAAAAGGGGCTGATTTGCAAAAAGGGTGATTCGGCCTGCACTGCAGACGATAGCATCGATATTCCCAATCGCCGTCTCGCTCAAGTTTTCACATCCACTGTCAGCTTGCGTAATAAGCTGCCATGAACAGGGTATCTATGAACAGAAACTCACAACGGGGCGCGATTTTGATCGTTGCACTGATCATGCTCCTACTGGTCACCATCATCGGTTTGGCCAGTATTCGCGGCACCTCGCTGCAGGAGCGCATGGCAGGCAATCTTCGTGATCAGGAGCTGGCGCTTCAGGCGGCTGAAGCCGCACTACGCAAGGGCGAATCTATCGTTATCAGCAAATTTGAAGCTAACACCCTCAACACGCTCGCAACTGCCGATCAAACAGGAACCTACTCATCGTTCCCTGGCGTAGCTAAGGACCCAACCTATGTTCTCAAGCAGCTTGCCACATTGAAGACGAGTACCGAGGCAGGCGTACCAACTGATGAGGAAGGTTCAATCGTACGTATTCAATCGACTGGCTACGGCCTTGCCCAAGATGCTGCCAATACGCCCAGCTCCACCAGCGAACTGTCTTCGGTGTTTTTGGTTGAGCAATAAAATGCTCACTTTCCATCATACTTTTGTGGAGCTTCCGCGATGAATCGCCTAGCGATCAGCCTCCAAACAGCTAAAACGGTAGCTGCCTTTTTCCTTACTAGTGGGATATTGGTGTCGGCACCTGCACACTCAGCTGAAGTATCTCAAGTGCCATTACTACTCGGCGGCGGTGGCGTGCCAGGCAACCTAGCGCTTGTACCCTCCGTCGAATGGCCAACATTGGTTAGCGTCGCAAACTTGGGTGACTATAATTCCGCGAATACATACATCGGCTACTTTGATTCATTCAAGTGCTACACCTACAACAAAGCTGAAGAATGGTTCGAACCGCAGAGTACTAACACTACGCGCATCTGTGGGGGTGACTATCAGTGGAGTGGAAACTTTCTGAACTGGGCAGCCACCCCAACGATCGACCCATTCCGCAGTGCACTTACCGGCGGATATCGAGTTCGCGATGAGAATAATTTGACTGTTTTGAGCAAAGCGAGAAATCCCGGATACGATGCTGGCAACCGCGTAAATAGCTCACAAGGCCTCATACCTAAAGCGCAAATCCCAGGCGCCACCCCCGCAGGCACGGACTGGGACAATTTCTATATCTATCAACAAGGCCTTGGCA is a genomic window containing:
- a CDS encoding PilW family protein, with protein sequence MRPVRYQAGLSLIELMIAMALSLLLMLGVLQIFLSSKQTYTANSALSRVQESGRFAMDFITYDLRNAGYKGECFSDVNALTASPTDDRFNLNQALKGWDAQTSLPSWPTNFSTDKTAGTDSIVIKHAATSAGVIGTTDIATDATSIAMTSTNSDAASTYVVISSALGCDMFNSGAITTTAIAKGSSGNTGNFARSYPTTITKILLFQSNQYYIKNGANGSPSLWRTSWKNGSASTLEMIEGIHDLQFEYGISTGAAEDRAVTNAAFIKANAVADWNKVAAVKVRLLALGNEPNVAIEDQVYDREKGLICKKGDSACTADDSIDIPNRRLAQVFTSTVSLRNKLP
- a CDS encoding pilus assembly PilX family protein gives rise to the protein MNRNSQRGAILIVALIMLLLVTIIGLASIRGTSLQERMAGNLRDQELALQAAEAALRKGESIVISKFEANTLNTLATADQTGTYSSFPGVAKDPTYVLKQLATLKTSTEAGVPTDEEGSIVRIQSTGYGLAQDAANTPSSTSELSSVFLVEQ
- the thiO gene encoding glycine oxidase ThiO, giving the protein MRADVIVVGGGVIGLLSAYQLAMAGKRVTLLDRGSVGSEASWAGGGIVSPLYPWRYSQAVTALAHWSQDFYPGLGERLLADTGIDPEVHVTGLYWLDLDDQAEALAWAQRQDRPLYAVPVETAYAQVPALGGGFERAIYMSGVANVRNPRLVKALRAALQRLPNVALREHSPVVQFVREGTRIAGVQSAEGELLAEQVVVAAGAWSGELLQSLEMSLPVEPVKGQMILFKCAEDFLPSMVLAGGRYAIPRRDGHILVGSTLEHAGFDKTPTDQALASLRASAETLLPALRDAEVVGHWAGLRPGSPEGIPFIGEVPEHPGLWLNCGHYRNGLVLAPASCRLLADLMLGREPIIDPAPYSPAGRL
- the pilV gene encoding type IV pilus modification protein PilV — translated: MTKTPPTSQRGATLIEVLVAIVILSIGLLGLAGLQATSIQGNYGAFYRSQATILAADITDRMRANRKAAIAGSYNLSELKSAYATTTTRADKDLNEWLTQVAKLPAGKARIERDSATALVTITINWDDSRGNIKKADGTAVDDAPGTANFVYKTEI
- a CDS encoding outer membrane protein assembly factor BamD; the protein is MPVKHLLLIAILALTAACSSKEVLDENLSEAELYQQAQQDLDNGSYTSAVTKLKALESRYPFGRYAEQSQLELIYANYKNAEPEAARSAAERFIRLHPQHPNVDYAYYLKGLASFDQDRGIVARFLPLDMTKRDPGAARDSYNEFAQLTSRYPNSRYAPDAKQRMIYLRNLLAAYEIHVAHYYLRRHAYVAAANRGRYVVENFQETPSVGDGLAVMVEAYQRLTLDDLAATSLETLKLNYPDHPSLENGEFVPQEEAADERSWLAKATLGLIESDAPPPPSQTQASQDVQRQYQEAVDQMPAELKSGEQGEPQARKRSWFSYMTFGLFD
- a CDS encoding PP0621 family protein is translated as MGLFRLLFWIAIIFAVIWVWRRYVSAPRQGQKATPKTDSPTPMVRCAHCGVHTPQQHALQLAQRWYCSQAHLEQGPKPGAQ
- a CDS encoding sigma-54-dependent transcriptional regulator; the protein is MNRQRALIVDDEPDIRELLEITLGRMKLDTRSARNVKEAREWLAKEPFDLCLTDMRMPDGTGLDVVQHIQQRYPQTPVAMITAFGSMDTAINALKAGAFDFLTKPVDLGRLRELVDTALRLHSPDDEEAPGASRLLGESPPMRALRAQIQKLARSQAPVYISGESGSGKELVARLIHEQGPRRERAFVPVNCGAIPSELMESEFFGHKKGSFTGAVEDKQGLFQAANGGSLFLDEVADLPLTMQVKLLRAIQEKAVRAVGGQQEVVVDTRILCATHKDLAAEVAAGRFRQDLYYRLNVIELRVPPLRERREDIPLLADVMLKRLNEGIGLPPVKLDGPALEKLKSYRFPGNVRELENMLERAYTLCEGDVICANDLRLADAAPAGENGDASLAQIDNIEDYLEDVERKLIMQALEETRWNRTAAAQRLGLSFRSMRYRLKKLGID
- a CDS encoding GspH/FimT family pseudopilin, with the protein product MNRDQQKAVGLVELLATLMVLAILMAVAIPSFSSHMQRTQQTTHVNELLTALHFSRAEAVTRRTTVSLCEGIDDCGTRRWENQLIIFADHNHNGRIDEGEPILRTVRIAPAYSWHWSNFRSRSHISFKPNGMTHSLNGTFTLCRETTAVRSIVVNVAGRARLDTPDDNANCE
- a CDS encoding sensor histidine kinase codes for the protein MPNSALAVRGPQGHRIFRLYHLYRLIIGVVLVLLVSADLDSELLELAHVPLFRGASWVYLMLNVLIALTLHTPNRLLPVFAVALGDVIMLSALFYAGGGTPSGIGNLLIVSVAIANILLRGRFGVLIAAAASIGMIYLTFYLSLHHSQASAQYVQVGALGALSFAAALFVQGVTRRLQASESLAEQRAADVADLETLNNLILQRMRTGILVVDEQRRVLLANQAALALLDQQNLAGKILDPHCTELVKRLQQWQENSSLRPASLQTLSDGPTLQPSFIPLQRGGQRHILILLDDISQIAQQAQQLKLVALGRLTAGIAHEIRNPLGAISHAAQLLQESEDLQGPDLRLAQIIQDHSRRMNLIIENVLQLSRRRQAEPQLLDLKYWLHRFAAEFRSTAPASKVLHLAIEGSSIQTRMDPNQLNQVITNLVQNGLRHSAKINPQGQVWLKLFRDPRSDLPVLEVLDDGEGVPADQLHHIFEPFYTTENKGTGLGLYISRELCESNQAHLHYQPREGGGACFRITFAHPRKLS
- a CDS encoding GspH/FimT family pseudopilin encodes the protein MRFTRGFTIIELMVTIAVLAIVVSIAAPSFSNILRENRTVAMTNELQGAIQLARSEAVKRRSNVVICRRNAAGTACDNSADWAAGWLILSGTTVIKVWDAVTGLVVAGPNTGLTFKSNGMVTAVTNFSVNTPSCTGPQKRTLSVTLIGTTTLAKVDC
- the rluD gene encoding 23S rRNA pseudouridine(1911/1915/1917) synthase RluD; this translates as MSSINKQAIELTAEVPADLGGQRLDQVAAQLFAEHSRSRLSGWIKEGNLTVDGQVLRPRDIVHGGAVLALSAEQEAQGEWIAQDIELNIVYEDEQILVIDKPAGLVVHPAAGHADGTLLNALLHHVPDIVNVPRAGIVHRLDKDTTGLMVVAKTIEAQTRLVDQLQKRTVSRIYECIVIGVITSGGKINAPIGRSSSQRQRMAVTDGGKPAVSHYRVLERFRSHTHARVKLETGRTHQIRVHMSHIGFPLVGDPVYAGRFRIPPAASQTMVQNLKEFPRQALHARFLELDHPITGERMKWQSPLPDDFVWLLSLLRQDREAFIG